A genomic window from Fibrobacterota bacterium includes:
- a CDS encoding 5'-nucleotidase, whose amino-acid sequence MYDLEGKLVVAVASSALFDLTESDKVFREAGEEAYRTHQREREEIQLPEGAAFAFIRRLLSLNVSDSDHPVEVVLLSRNDPDTGARVFRSIASRGLGIERAVFTKGRPPWRYVESFGASLFLSAHPRDVREAVDLGVPAGQVLTGSGYLDDPDDRGLRVAFDFDGVLADDSAEKVYKEGGLEAFRRSELAMEGTPLHPGPLLRLFRELGRIQAIETARRKLDPSYEPMLRIAIATARGAPAHQRVVESLRSWGLGVDEAFFLGGVDKAKVLGTFRPHLFFDDQLAHAEPTSHLLPSVHVPFGIANRI is encoded by the coding sequence ATGTACGATCTGGAGGGGAAGCTCGTGGTGGCGGTGGCGTCGTCCGCCCTGTTCGACTTGACGGAATCCGACAAGGTGTTCCGCGAGGCGGGGGAGGAAGCCTACCGGACCCACCAGCGCGAGCGCGAGGAGATCCAGCTTCCGGAGGGAGCCGCCTTCGCCTTCATCCGCAGGCTGCTTTCTCTGAACGTGTCCGATTCCGACCACCCGGTGGAGGTGGTTCTCCTTTCGCGCAACGATCCCGACACCGGCGCGAGGGTCTTCCGTTCCATCGCCAGCCGGGGCTTGGGGATCGAACGCGCCGTGTTCACCAAGGGCCGTCCGCCCTGGCGCTACGTGGAGTCCTTCGGGGCCAGCCTGTTCTTGTCCGCCCATCCTCGCGACGTGCGCGAGGCGGTGGATCTGGGCGTGCCTGCTGGACAAGTTCTGACAGGAAGCGGATACCTGGACGATCCCGACGACCGCGGCTTGCGGGTGGCCTTCGACTTCGACGGGGTGCTGGCGGACGATTCCGCCGAAAAGGTCTACAAGGAAGGTGGACTGGAAGCCTTCCGCAGGTCGGAACTCGCCATGGAAGGCACGCCGCTGCACCCAGGGCCGCTTTTGCGCCTGTTCCGGGAGCTGGGCAGGATCCAGGCCATCGAAACCGCCCGACGCAAGCTGGACCCCTCCTACGAGCCCATGCTGCGCATCGCCATCGCCACGGCGCGAGGAGCTCCGGCCCACCAGCGCGTGGTGGAATCCCTACGCTCGTGGGGTCTGGGTGTGGACGAGGCATTCTTCCTGGGCGGAGTGGACAAGGCCAAGGTGCTGGGCACCTTCCGTCCCCATCTGTTCTTCGACGACCAGCTGGCCCATGCCGAGCCGACCTCCCACCTGCTGCCTTCCGTGCACGTGCCGTTCGGGATCGCCAACCGGATCTGA
- a CDS encoding substrate-binding domain-containing protein, with product MDNRPVIGLLVNDLVGSYQYGVWSGVEKGAKEAGCDVVSFNGGELNSAMLNKSIRNETFKLASAADVDALIVVAPSIANAMTHEEALEYIRSFKPLPFIVVGMDDPSVPCVMVDNDAGMEAVVEHVVGFHKRKLPLYLGGPLLNPEAVTRRNMFLSVLDRYGIPFDPRLDLVGEFDFGLGRRRILEVLDQGIPFDAVVAANDEMALGAMEALRERGLRIPDDVVVTGFDDIEEASFATPALTSVRQPVSDQGLTSMRLLLSHLREGANLPDRVLEPASLVARGSCGCHSASLSEGFGSAIRDVASGAGPMEFARRIAKILDQPAESIAVTRLASALHANTASNTVEDAILAFEACLSLLSKPDDDSDRWQAHISRLRRNILPLATQDPASVLAMETAFHQMRILAHERAVQKSSYKSTKIERWTRQLHLTGSQLITTFDVHNLVESLAADLDSLQLSSCHLLLREPDGTEEQLRLILSYAKGQRKPCPSEGILVETRGLIRRLVSAEDQTSAIAIEPLFFESTHLGFALLELAPRRGMLLDALRTQISAALMGARLAVEVRARTEELERALTTLQNNQQQLVTSEKMASLGKLTAGIAHEMNTPLSAMRSSLDELGKLVTEYHDSIGDKDVNDEDHQAIAKDMQKAIEIATRAGDKASKFVRSIKSQTRDMGARDKQVFDIVHVVEETALLLSHAFRAARCELKLDLQLRPALVMGIPDRLAQVFTNLATNAMDAMEPAGGTVVLRLEGVGAEIVISVSDQGSGIPEANLVKIFDPLFTTKPVGKGTGLGLTIIHDIVRGDFGGLIEVESQVGVGTTFRIRLPAVKEA from the coding sequence ATGGACAACCGCCCCGTCATCGGCCTTCTTGTCAACGACCTTGTCGGCTCCTACCAGTACGGGGTATGGTCCGGCGTGGAGAAAGGCGCGAAGGAAGCGGGTTGCGATGTCGTGAGCTTCAACGGCGGGGAACTCAATTCCGCCATGCTCAACAAGTCGATTCGCAACGAAACATTCAAACTCGCTTCCGCGGCCGATGTGGACGCGTTGATCGTGGTCGCGCCCTCCATCGCCAACGCGATGACCCATGAAGAGGCGCTCGAGTACATCCGATCCTTCAAGCCGCTGCCATTCATCGTGGTCGGGATGGACGACCCTTCCGTGCCGTGCGTGATGGTGGACAACGACGCGGGAATGGAAGCCGTGGTGGAACATGTGGTGGGTTTCCACAAACGGAAACTGCCTCTGTACTTGGGTGGTCCTTTGCTCAATCCGGAGGCGGTCACGCGCCGGAACATGTTCCTGTCGGTGCTGGATCGATATGGAATCCCGTTCGATCCACGCCTGGACCTGGTGGGGGAATTCGATTTCGGGCTCGGGAGACGACGCATCCTGGAGGTCCTGGACCAGGGAATCCCCTTCGATGCGGTGGTGGCGGCCAACGACGAGATGGCTCTGGGCGCCATGGAAGCCCTGAGGGAACGGGGGCTGCGGATCCCCGACGATGTCGTGGTGACAGGATTCGACGACATCGAAGAGGCGAGCTTCGCCACGCCCGCCTTGACCTCGGTGCGCCAGCCGGTTTCCGACCAGGGCCTGACGAGCATGCGGTTGCTTTTGAGTCATCTGCGCGAGGGAGCTAACCTCCCCGATCGCGTGCTGGAACCCGCAAGCCTGGTGGCCAGAGGTTCCTGCGGGTGCCACTCCGCTTCCCTTTCCGAAGGCTTCGGATCCGCCATCCGGGATGTGGCCTCCGGAGCGGGGCCGATGGAATTCGCCCGCCGCATCGCCAAGATCCTCGATCAGCCGGCGGAATCCATCGCCGTGACCCGCCTGGCATCGGCGCTGCACGCAAACACGGCTTCCAACACGGTGGAAGATGCGATCCTCGCCTTCGAAGCCTGCCTGAGCCTGCTCTCCAAGCCAGACGACGATTCCGATCGCTGGCAAGCGCACATCTCGCGGCTGCGCCGCAACATCCTTCCCTTGGCCACCCAGGACCCCGCCTCGGTCCTGGCCATGGAAACGGCCTTCCACCAGATGCGGATCCTGGCCCACGAACGAGCGGTCCAAAAATCGTCCTACAAGTCCACCAAGATCGAACGCTGGACCCGACAGCTGCATCTCACCGGAAGCCAGCTCATCACCACCTTCGATGTCCACAACCTGGTGGAATCTCTGGCAGCGGATCTGGACAGCCTCCAGCTTTCCTCCTGCCACCTGCTACTGCGTGAACCCGATGGAACCGAGGAACAGCTTCGATTGATCCTCTCCTACGCCAAGGGCCAGCGGAAACCATGTCCATCCGAAGGCATTCTCGTGGAAACGAGAGGACTGATCCGACGGTTGGTGTCGGCGGAAGACCAGACCAGCGCGATCGCGATCGAACCTTTGTTCTTCGAATCAACCCATCTGGGGTTCGCCCTCCTGGAGCTGGCCCCGCGCCGTGGAATGCTGCTGGACGCGCTGCGTACCCAGATCTCCGCGGCCCTGATGGGCGCGCGGCTGGCGGTGGAGGTCCGCGCAAGGACCGAAGAGTTGGAACGGGCTCTGACCACCCTGCAGAACAACCAGCAGCAGCTGGTCACTTCCGAGAAGATGGCGAGCCTGGGCAAACTGACCGCGGGCATCGCCCACGAGATGAACACGCCTCTTTCCGCCATGCGAAGCTCCTTGGACGAGCTGGGCAAACTGGTGACGGAATACCACGATTCGATCGGCGACAAGGACGTCAACGACGAGGACCACCAGGCCATCGCCAAGGACATGCAAAAAGCCATCGAGATCGCCACGAGAGCCGGCGACAAGGCGTCCAAGTTCGTGCGGTCCATCAAGAGCCAGACCCGCGACATGGGCGCAAGGGACAAACAGGTATTCGATATCGTCCATGTGGTCGAAGAAACCGCTCTCCTGCTTTCGCACGCGTTCCGGGCGGCCCGGTGCGAACTGAAGCTGGATCTGCAGCTTCGCCCCGCCCTGGTGATGGGAATTCCCGACCGACTCGCGCAGGTGTTCACGAACTTGGCGACCAACGCCATGGATGCGATGGAACCCGCGGGCGGTACCGTCGTTCTTCGGCTCGAGGGCGTGGGCGCCGAAATCGTCATCTCCGTTTCGGACCAGGGCTCCGGGATTCCGGAGGCGAACCTGGTGAAGATCTTCGATCCCCTCTTCACGACAAAACCTGTCGGCAAGGGGACCGGACTCGGTCTGACCATCATCCACGACATCGTGCGCGGGGATTTCGGCGGACTGATCGAGGTGGAAAGCCAGGTCGGGGTCGGAACGACGTTCCGCATCCGTCTGCCAGCGGTGAAGGAGGCATAG
- a CDS encoding CHASE2 domain-containing protein: protein MRRLPLRLTTRSRRFLFSIAACWAALLACTAVEVVLPGPVARLEGILTDFRHDVWRILFGPGADSPVSPAIVIDIDERTLRSLGAYGESYRPHQAKVLAFLARHGAGAVALDVLFKTQDDVGTRLDATMTDLRASGWEPPTDSHFMQRLRERMDGSGAIAAVLAKSNRIVLAAQLSHPQEYANPSDWIPRANRSWQDSVWPGVRLPSEALHALSGRAAMDNIAPGLARASGVLGLANIEPDPDGTVRRLAMLWRYPDTVLIDPLLGPSGSAEPRAYPGLALRSALVLLGRREDEFSLAKGRLELGAPLRIWKDSSGIRTSIPELTWPMCQAIARHRSDFDSIVRRRQGRIEPTSQIWIRRDPSGALSVRLAYPDTLDEATVLALAATTDSVLAGAPSSGRDTLLLTDSVALVRSGGSVELLRLVSDSQPPQATVIGREDLGFLLDGIRPLAAGGWNRPAPGEDLRVSSWIETWWNPWKGRLESSLPALHASALHDLANLGNDATSKLNAGDTVSLGVPISISVDDRGSALVPFQAPSVWEGLSPDRAWIRRISFVDVLEGRMDPALVPGRLFVIGSAATALSDFVDIPIQRRHPGVCVQAATALSLVWSDTLVASNRLVELLVAFLIATLYAAASSRLSPWGALAACLGVVAALFAGSVALFDHGVWTGLFLPATTIVTGFVAILAIRYLLEERQKRFLHASFGTYISPHLIERMVESGRLPSLGGEERSLTAFFSDIQGFSSISEALSPTDLVELINEYLSVTTRILLDRGGTLDKYIGDAIVAMFGAPVELDDHAGSALLTAIAMQDALAELRAKWKNEGSRWPDLVHGMRMRIGIHSGRIVTGNMGSDLRMNYTMMGDDVNLAARLESACKHYGTWILTTDATMALAGDAFLAREIDRVRVVGKSEAVTTWEVLGERDRCPESWTRCVETWNRARSLYMAGSFPDARDLFLECEALEPFRGVGKTTPSQVFVQRCEEYTTSPPSEFWDGSHTAREK, encoded by the coding sequence ATGCGTCGCCTACCTCTGCGCCTGACCACCCGCTCCCGTCGGTTTCTGTTCTCGATCGCCGCCTGTTGGGCGGCCCTGCTCGCCTGCACGGCCGTCGAAGTCGTCCTGCCCGGGCCCGTGGCCAGGCTGGAGGGGATCCTGACCGATTTCCGTCATGATGTCTGGCGCATCCTGTTCGGACCCGGAGCGGACTCCCCCGTTTCGCCTGCCATCGTGATCGACATCGACGAACGGACGCTGCGATCCCTCGGCGCCTACGGCGAATCCTACCGGCCCCACCAAGCCAAGGTGCTGGCCTTCCTGGCGCGCCATGGTGCCGGCGCGGTGGCGTTGGACGTCCTTTTCAAGACCCAGGACGATGTCGGCACCCGCCTGGACGCGACGATGACGGACCTTCGCGCCAGCGGTTGGGAGCCGCCCACGGATTCGCATTTCATGCAACGCTTGCGCGAGCGGATGGATGGAAGTGGAGCCATCGCCGCTGTTTTGGCGAAATCGAACAGGATCGTGCTGGCCGCCCAACTTTCCCATCCCCAGGAGTACGCCAATCCGTCGGACTGGATCCCGCGCGCGAACAGGTCCTGGCAGGATTCCGTCTGGCCGGGAGTCCGGCTGCCTTCCGAGGCTCTCCATGCCTTGTCCGGTAGGGCGGCCATGGACAACATCGCCCCGGGGCTCGCGCGCGCCAGCGGGGTGCTGGGGTTGGCCAACATCGAACCGGATCCCGACGGCACGGTCAGGCGCCTGGCCATGCTCTGGCGTTATCCGGATACCGTCCTGATCGATCCGCTGTTGGGGCCTTCCGGATCGGCCGAACCCCGCGCGTATCCGGGTTTGGCCCTGCGCTCGGCGCTGGTGCTGCTGGGAAGGCGCGAAGACGAATTCTCCCTGGCGAAGGGGCGATTGGAGCTCGGAGCACCGCTGCGCATCTGGAAGGATTCCTCGGGAATCCGCACGTCCATTCCGGAATTGACCTGGCCGATGTGCCAGGCCATCGCGCGACACCGATCCGATTTCGATTCGATCGTCCGTCGCCGCCAGGGCAGGATCGAACCGACCTCCCAGATCTGGATCCGCAGGGATCCATCCGGCGCGCTCTCCGTGCGTCTCGCGTACCCCGACACCTTGGACGAAGCCACCGTTCTCGCCTTGGCGGCCACGACGGATTCCGTCTTGGCCGGCGCTCCCTCCTCGGGAAGGGATACGCTTCTTCTGACGGATTCCGTCGCCTTGGTCCGCTCCGGAGGATCGGTGGAACTGCTGCGACTGGTTTCCGATTCCCAACCACCCCAAGCCACGGTCATCGGCCGCGAAGACCTCGGCTTCCTCTTGGACGGAATCCGACCGCTGGCCGCGGGCGGTTGGAATCGTCCGGCTCCAGGAGAAGACCTGAGAGTCTCCTCCTGGATCGAGACCTGGTGGAATCCATGGAAAGGCCGCCTGGAAAGCTCGCTGCCCGCCTTGCACGCAAGCGCCCTCCACGACCTCGCGAATCTCGGAAACGACGCCACATCCAAACTGAACGCCGGAGACACCGTGTCATTGGGCGTTCCCATCTCGATTTCCGTGGACGACCGCGGTTCGGCCCTGGTGCCTTTCCAGGCGCCTTCGGTCTGGGAGGGGCTTTCGCCGGATCGCGCCTGGATCCGGCGGATTTCCTTCGTGGACGTCCTGGAAGGCAGGATGGATCCGGCCCTTGTGCCGGGTCGGCTGTTCGTGATCGGATCGGCCGCCACCGCTCTCTCCGATTTCGTGGACATCCCCATCCAGAGGCGACACCCCGGCGTGTGCGTCCAGGCCGCCACAGCGCTCTCTCTGGTCTGGTCGGACACCTTGGTGGCGTCGAACCGCCTCGTGGAGCTTCTTGTCGCCTTCCTGATCGCGACCCTCTACGCCGCGGCGAGCTCGCGACTGTCCCCATGGGGAGCCTTGGCCGCCTGCCTCGGAGTGGTCGCCGCCCTGTTCGCAGGGTCGGTCGCGCTGTTCGACCACGGCGTATGGACCGGACTATTCCTTCCGGCCACCACCATCGTAACAGGATTTGTCGCAATTCTCGCCATTCGCTACCTGCTGGAGGAACGGCAGAAGCGGTTCCTCCACGCATCGTTCGGAACCTACATCAGCCCCCACCTGATCGAACGGATGGTGGAAAGCGGACGGCTCCCCAGTCTGGGCGGGGAGGAGAGGTCCCTCACCGCCTTCTTCTCCGACATCCAGGGCTTCTCCTCGATCTCGGAGGCTCTCTCCCCCACCGATCTGGTGGAGCTGATCAACGAATATCTGTCCGTGACGACCCGCATCCTGCTGGACCGGGGGGGGACCCTGGACAAATACATCGGAGACGCGATCGTCGCGATGTTCGGTGCGCCGGTGGAATTGGACGACCACGCCGGCTCCGCCCTGCTGACCGCGATCGCCATGCAAGATGCGCTGGCCGAATTGCGTGCGAAGTGGAAGAATGAAGGATCGAGGTGGCCCGACCTGGTCCATGGCATGCGCATGCGCATCGGGATCCATTCGGGACGCATCGTCACCGGCAACATGGGGTCCGACCTGAGGATGAACTACACGATGATGGGAGACGACGTCAATCTCGCGGCACGGCTCGAAAGCGCCTGCAAGCACTACGGCACGTGGATCCTCACCACGGACGCCACCATGGCGCTTGCCGGTGACGCGTTCCTGGCGCGCGAGATCGATCGTGTCCGCGTGGTGGGGAAATCCGAGGCCGTCACCACGTGGGAAGTCCTGGGCGAACGCGACCGCTGTCCCGAGAGTTGGACGCGGTGCGTGGAAACATGGAATCGCGCGCGGAGCCTGTACATGGCGGGAAGCTTTCCCGACGCCCGGGATCTGTTCCTGGAATGCGAGGCGCTGGAGCCCTTCCGCGGCGTCGGAAAGACCACACCCAGCCAGGTGTTCGTGCAGCGATGCGAGGAATACACCACCTCGCCACCCTCGGAATTCTGGGACGGCAGCCACACCGCCAGGGAGAAATAA
- a CDS encoding NAD-dependent malic enzyme has translation MSRRIPADLRGVDLLRNPLWNKGTAFTERERDQLGLRGLLPAPVRSMEQQALRVLSNIRSKADDLERYLYLIGLQDRNETLFYRVLVDNLEELMPFVYTPTVGKGCQVFGRVFRRPRGLYISADDRGRVREVMGNWPQKDVQVILPTDGERILGLGDLGASGMGIPIGKLSLYTACAGIDPAACMPVMIDVGTENEEFLNDPLYLGLKRHRLKGQEYDDLIHEFMEVCKELHPHALVQFEDFANHNAFRLLEKYRHTHCTFNDDIQGTGSVALAGLLSSLRATGRKITEERVLFLGAGEAATGIGEMIAATMVDEGLSEADARARCWFVDSKGLVVASRKDLTHHKLPWAHEAEYLPTLADAIERIRPTTLIGASGMPGTFTPEILQAMARHNERPVIFALSNPTSKAECTAEAAYVHTDGRALFASGSPFPSVHHKGVTHVPGQGNNVYIFPGVGLGAIATQSSEVTDRMFLIAARTLASLVRPEELATGNLYPSLSRIREVSGIIALEVAREVFRTGLAGIQEPTDLQALIDSCRFTPDYADYV, from the coding sequence ATGAGTCGTCGCATTCCTGCTGATCTGCGTGGCGTGGATCTTCTGCGCAATCCCCTCTGGAACAAGGGAACCGCCTTCACCGAACGGGAAAGAGATCAGCTTGGCCTGCGGGGGTTGTTGCCCGCACCCGTGCGCTCCATGGAGCAGCAAGCCTTGCGCGTGCTGTCCAACATCCGCAGCAAGGCCGACGATCTCGAGCGGTACCTGTACCTGATCGGATTGCAGGATCGCAACGAGACTCTCTTCTACCGCGTGCTGGTGGACAACCTCGAAGAGCTCATGCCGTTCGTGTACACGCCCACCGTCGGCAAGGGTTGTCAGGTGTTCGGTCGCGTGTTCCGCCGTCCGCGCGGACTGTACATCTCCGCCGACGATCGGGGTCGTGTTCGGGAAGTGATGGGCAACTGGCCGCAAAAGGACGTCCAGGTGATCCTGCCCACCGATGGCGAACGCATTCTTGGCCTGGGTGATCTCGGTGCCAGCGGCATGGGAATCCCCATCGGCAAGCTTTCCCTGTACACCGCCTGCGCGGGCATCGATCCGGCCGCCTGCATGCCCGTGATGATCGATGTGGGCACGGAAAACGAAGAGTTCCTGAACGATCCGCTGTACCTGGGCCTGAAGCGCCATCGCCTCAAGGGACAGGAATACGACGACCTGATCCACGAGTTCATGGAAGTCTGCAAGGAGCTGCATCCGCACGCGCTGGTGCAGTTCGAGGACTTCGCCAACCACAACGCGTTCCGCCTGCTGGAAAAGTACCGGCACACGCACTGCACGTTCAACGACGACATCCAGGGGACAGGATCTGTCGCCTTGGCCGGTCTGCTCAGCTCGCTGCGCGCCACCGGTCGCAAGATCACCGAAGAACGCGTGTTGTTCCTGGGCGCCGGCGAGGCGGCGACAGGAATTGGTGAAATGATCGCGGCCACCATGGTGGACGAAGGCCTCTCGGAAGCCGATGCCCGCGCGCGTTGCTGGTTCGTGGACTCCAAGGGGCTGGTGGTGGCTTCCCGCAAGGACCTGACCCACCACAAGCTTCCCTGGGCCCACGAGGCGGAATACCTGCCCACGTTGGCCGATGCCATCGAGCGGATCCGGCCCACCACGCTCATCGGCGCCTCCGGCATGCCCGGCACCTTCACCCCGGAAATCCTCCAGGCCATGGCCCGCCACAACGAGCGGCCGGTCATCTTCGCCCTTTCCAACCCCACCTCCAAGGCCGAATGCACGGCCGAGGCGGCCTATGTCCACACCGATGGCCGCGCCTTGTTCGCTTCGGGAAGTCCGTTCCCCAGCGTTCACCACAAGGGAGTCACGCATGTGCCCGGCCAGGGCAACAACGTGTACATCTTCCCTGGTGTGGGCCTGGGGGCGATCGCCACCCAATCCAGCGAGGTGACCGACCGCATGTTCCTGATCGCGGCCCGGACCTTGGCCTCTCTGGTCCGTCCGGAAGAGCTCGCGACCGGAAACCTGTATCCGTCGCTTTCGCGCATCCGCGAAGTCAGCGGGATCATCGCGCTGGAAGTGGCGCGCGAGGTGTTCCGGACCGGTCTTGCCGGGATCCAGGAGCCCACCGATCTGCAGGCTCTGATCGATTCCTGTCGATTCACCCCCGACTACGCGGACTACGTCTGA
- a CDS encoding response regulator: MARRASQGTKSNSGRTILCVDDQEEFLDATRLVLEREGHRILTTTSGKDAVAILEQERVDVLLLDYFMPEMGAEDVLVEVRDPTLQVVLLTGYSTEKPPREMMQRLDIQGYCDKSRGPDELLLWVELALRHSAVVRQLEASSRGLRQVLSSCLRQEERLTFQAEIDSILEEASEVLDIQRAIIALAPPEPDYLPPSLLEESSFADSEREPELRVMAGLGPCQLGETIDSQLGPELTRAIIRAPRLESDRLSNGSAVLPLRADGRWLGAMWVETSPQVESPQWEILNFFSVQIANRCLVRQGATIDPITGLQSKRFWTQVVWRDLRQAFRYGDPACVVVVSLEGLDRVRMIRPRQADAMLGALGKLIRNSVRGTDLCGRGDHDEIVIFLSRTDLGGATRFAELLAQRLEEILLPFPDGPRTAQGNIGISCMLPHEFDLTRLPRPMPAEYFPDVERLLRARANASTEIPGEQLPFPIFVHSDTSWPDPHEVARANIRKPPL, from the coding sequence ATGGCACGACGCGCCTCGCAAGGCACCAAATCCAACTCCGGCAGGACCATCCTTTGCGTGGACGACCAGGAGGAATTCCTCGACGCCACCCGGCTCGTGCTGGAACGCGAAGGCCACCGCATCCTGACGACCACCTCCGGCAAGGACGCCGTCGCCATCCTGGAACAGGAACGGGTGGATGTGCTGTTGCTGGACTATTTCATGCCCGAAATGGGCGCGGAAGACGTGCTGGTGGAAGTGCGCGATCCCACCTTGCAGGTGGTCCTTCTGACGGGTTACTCCACGGAAAAACCGCCTCGGGAGATGATGCAGCGCCTGGACATCCAGGGGTACTGCGACAAGAGCCGCGGCCCCGACGAACTGCTCCTTTGGGTGGAGCTCGCGTTGCGCCACTCGGCGGTGGTGCGCCAGCTGGAGGCCTCGAGCCGCGGGTTGCGACAGGTTTTGTCAAGCTGCCTGCGCCAGGAGGAACGGTTGACCTTCCAGGCGGAGATCGACTCGATCCTCGAGGAGGCGTCCGAAGTCCTCGACATCCAGCGCGCGATCATCGCGCTGGCCCCGCCGGAACCCGACTACCTCCCGCCGTCGCTGCTGGAGGAAAGCTCGTTCGCCGATTCGGAGAGGGAACCCGAACTTCGCGTCATGGCGGGACTCGGACCGTGTCAACTGGGCGAAACCATCGACAGCCAATTGGGGCCCGAACTCACGCGGGCCATCATCCGGGCACCGCGTCTGGAAAGCGATCGGCTTTCCAACGGTTCGGCCGTGCTGCCGCTGCGGGCCGATGGTCGCTGGCTGGGTGCGATGTGGGTGGAAACCTCGCCGCAGGTGGAATCCCCCCAGTGGGAGATCCTGAACTTCTTCTCCGTGCAGATCGCCAACCGTTGCCTGGTCCGCCAAGGGGCCACCATCGATCCCATCACCGGGCTGCAATCCAAACGATTCTGGACCCAGGTGGTCTGGCGGGATCTCCGCCAGGCCTTCCGGTACGGCGACCCCGCCTGCGTGGTGGTGGTTTCGCTGGAGGGGCTGGATCGCGTGCGGATGATCCGCCCCCGGCAAGCCGATGCCATGCTGGGAGCGCTGGGAAAGCTGATCCGAAACTCGGTCCGCGGCACGGATCTGTGCGGGCGCGGCGACCACGACGAGATCGTGATCTTCCTTTCGCGAACGGACCTGGGCGGAGCGACCCGTTTTGCGGAGCTCCTGGCCCAACGGCTGGAAGAAATCCTCCTGCCCTTCCCTGACGGTCCGCGCACGGCGCAAGGAAACATCGGGATCAGCTGCATGCTTCCCCACGAGTTCGATCTCACCCGCCTGCCTCGTCCGATGCCGGCGGAGTACTTTCCCGACGTGGAACGGCTGCTGCGGGCCCGCGCGAACGCCTCCACGGAAATTCCGGGTGAACAGCTCCCCTTCCCCATCTTCGTGCACTCCGACACATCTTGGCCGGACCCGCACGAAGTGGCGCGCGCCAATATCCGCAAGCCCCCGCTCTGA
- a CDS encoding diguanylate cyclase, producing the protein MARKNAHKEGTGRVILLVDDSQEILDSTRSLLEFEGHTVLTADNGMAALEILRRQDIELLLLDYFMPGMTGEDVVKELRNFNHQVQVVLQTGYSSERPPREMLARLDIQGYCDKSEGPEHLLLWVDVGLKFAKQVRTLELSRQGLRYILDVTPDLHRIQPLEELLQGILLQIAGLVGAVNSFVAVKPGAMGKTESDAFLAMVEEERDLVIHAGIGRFENETRVDNVLSANQAQDVRESMRQGGVMRGNRTTTVPLRIGAATIGVIFLDNAPSIPPENLEMLNVFANQAAVAVQNAQLYQMATLDPLTGVYARKFWEQMAVREVRTCFRFRHPVTVVVFDLDRFKNINDEHGHLMGDKALEMMGRVLRSSSRSSDAIGRFGGDEFVAILPRTSQEGASVFASRVLRELEAQELVDASGAFKLRSSIGISTLLPHDFEMNTIPRPIPNGFFQNVLKVAFCRADRQVYISKKAGGQRFFIDEETTWPDPRIPENIPEAGFQSSILVQEDP; encoded by the coding sequence GTGGCACGCAAGAACGCCCACAAGGAAGGAACGGGAAGGGTCATCCTGCTGGTCGACGACTCCCAGGAGATCCTGGACTCCACACGATCCCTCCTGGAGTTCGAAGGGCACACGGTGCTGACCGCCGACAACGGTATGGCGGCGTTGGAGATCCTCCGCCGCCAGGATATCGAGTTGCTGCTGCTGGACTATTTCATGCCGGGAATGACCGGTGAAGACGTGGTCAAGGAACTGCGCAACTTCAACCACCAGGTCCAGGTCGTGCTGCAGACCGGCTATTCCAGCGAGCGCCCGCCTCGCGAGATGCTCGCCCGATTGGATATCCAAGGTTACTGCGACAAGAGCGAGGGGCCCGAACATCTGCTGCTGTGGGTGGACGTGGGGCTCAAGTTCGCCAAGCAGGTCCGCACGCTGGAACTGAGCCGCCAGGGACTCCGGTACATCCTCGACGTGACCCCGGACCTCCACCGGATCCAGCCGCTGGAGGAACTCCTCCAGGGAATCCTGCTGCAGATCGCAGGATTGGTGGGCGCCGTCAATTCCTTCGTGGCGGTCAAGCCCGGGGCCATGGGCAAGACGGAATCCGACGCCTTCTTGGCGATGGTGGAGGAAGAGCGGGATCTGGTCATCCATGCCGGCATCGGGCGTTTCGAGAACGAAACCCGGGTGGACAACGTGCTCAGCGCCAACCAGGCCCAGGACGTGCGCGAGTCGATGCGCCAGGGCGGGGTCATGCGCGGAAACCGCACGACCACGGTCCCCCTGCGGATCGGGGCGGCCACCATCGGGGTGATCTTCCTGGACAACGCGCCGTCGATTCCACCGGAAAACCTCGAGATGCTCAACGTGTTCGCCAACCAGGCGGCCGTGGCGGTGCAGAACGCCCAGTTGTACCAGATGGCCACCTTGGATCCGCTGACGGGTGTCTACGCGCGCAAATTCTGGGAGCAGATGGCCGTGCGGGAAGTGCGGACTTGTTTCCGATTCCGCCATCCCGTCACGGTGGTGGTCTTCGACCTCGATCGATTCAAGAACATCAACGACGAACACGGCCACCTGATGGGAGACAAAGCCTTGGAAATGATGGGGCGGGTGCTGCGATCCTCGTCCCGCTCCTCCGATGCGATCGGTCGATTCGGAGGCGACGAATTCGTCGCCATCCTGCCCCGCACCTCCCAGGAAGGGGCCAGCGTCTTCGCCAGCCGCGTGTTGCGCGAACTGGAAGCGCAGGAGCTTGTGGATGCGTCGGGCGCGTTCAAGCTGCGCTCCAGCATCGGAATCTCCACGCTGCTGCCGCACGACTTCGAGATGAACACGATTCCCCGTCCGATCCCCAACGGGTTTTTCCAGAACGTCCTGAAAGTCGCTTTCTGTCGAGCCGATCGGCAGGTGTACATCTCCAAGAAAGCCGGTGGCCAACGTTTCTTCATCGACGAGGAAACCACCTGGCCGGACCCGCGCATCCCCGAAAACATCCCGGAAGCCGGCTTCCAATCCAGCATCCTGGTCCAGGAGGATCCCTGA